A region of Acidithiobacillus ferridurans DNA encodes the following proteins:
- the lpxC gene encoding UDP-3-O-acyl-N-acetylglucosamine deacetylase, translated as MMRQRTLKNMIWGTGIGLHSGKKVYIGLRPAPVNTGIVFHRSDIEGGAWIKADPLHVVDTRLSTNIGDGHIRVGTVEHLMSALAGLGIDNAYVDLDGPEVPIMDGSAAPFVFLIQCAGIEEQNASKRFIRITKPLKAEDGDRWVQLEPFEGFKVSFAIDFDHPVMKNGGQEVTVDFARTSYLKEVARARTFGFMREVEALRRMGLALGGNLDNAIVVDDYRVLNEEGLRYTNEFVRHKVLDSIGDLYLLGHPLVGHFSGHKAGHALNNSLLRALLLRQDAWEFVDYAERRAPFSFADTLVTASA; from the coding sequence ATGATGCGTCAGCGTACACTTAAGAACATGATCTGGGGCACAGGGATCGGTTTGCATAGCGGCAAGAAGGTCTACATCGGCCTGCGCCCGGCACCTGTAAATACCGGGATCGTATTCCACCGCAGCGATATCGAGGGCGGCGCCTGGATCAAAGCGGATCCGCTCCATGTGGTGGATACCCGCCTTTCCACCAATATCGGCGATGGCCATATCCGGGTTGGTACCGTTGAACACCTGATGTCGGCCTTGGCGGGTCTTGGCATCGACAATGCCTATGTGGATCTCGACGGACCCGAAGTGCCCATCATGGACGGTAGCGCTGCGCCCTTCGTATTCCTCATCCAGTGTGCGGGGATTGAAGAGCAGAATGCCTCGAAGCGATTCATCCGCATCACCAAACCGCTCAAGGCGGAAGATGGTGACCGCTGGGTACAACTGGAGCCATTCGAAGGCTTCAAGGTGAGTTTTGCCATCGATTTCGACCATCCGGTGATGAAAAACGGCGGTCAGGAGGTGACGGTGGACTTCGCTCGCACTTCTTACCTCAAGGAGGTGGCCCGTGCGCGAACCTTCGGCTTCATGCGCGAAGTCGAGGCGTTGCGGCGGATGGGCCTGGCCCTCGGCGGCAATCTGGACAACGCTATCGTGGTCGACGACTACCGTGTGCTCAACGAAGAGGGGCTGCGCTACACCAATGAGTTCGTGCGCCATAAGGTGCTGGATTCCATAGGTGATCTATACCTGCTCGGGCACCCGCTGGTCGGCCATTTTTCCGGACACAAGGCCGGACACGCCCTCAACAACAGTCTGCTGCGGGCGCTGCTTCTCCGTCAGGACGCCTGGGAGTTCGTGGATTACGCCGAGCGGCGTGCGCCGTTTTCCTTTGCCGACACCTTGGTGACGGCCTCCGCCTGA
- a CDS encoding HD domain-containing protein: MRLEPPAALTPVLTALQRAGAEVLVVGGTPRDALLGMATHDWDLEIYGLSEARLSECLLPFGAHRVGGRCAVWVVAGAEIALPQAQGGRIDPHLPWEIAAQRRDFSVNALVWDWRTQRLLDHFGGVDDLHARRLRAVSANSFGEDPLRVFRAARLAGQLGFSIEAQTAALCRQLAPRLQQVPGERLRKEWEALLLRGQHLIRAWDSLALTGAVTRFPELQALQAVPQRPDAHPEGDVWIHTGRVLAAAGQLRRGDRSRDIILMLGALLHDLGKASTTRRDPQGRWRAFGHERARTAAESFLGRYFPGTHLSHQILPVIRWHGAPYALYRDGAGRAAYAHLALQVPDLSLLLDVAAADARGAGREHPPAIDTARRLWQEMNAWPRLPKPLLKGPDLMALGLAPGPQLGKALALAHELQIVGACHDRERLMAELRRRLPELSLRGDRVYGLRSRSPNG; the protein is encoded by the coding sequence ATGCGCCTCGAACCACCTGCCGCGCTGACACCCGTTCTCACGGCTCTGCAGCGGGCCGGGGCAGAAGTCCTGGTGGTGGGCGGCACGCCGCGGGATGCACTGCTGGGCATGGCCACCCACGACTGGGATCTGGAAATTTACGGGTTGAGCGAGGCACGCCTGAGCGAGTGTCTGCTGCCTTTTGGCGCTCATCGGGTAGGCGGCCGCTGCGCGGTGTGGGTGGTAGCGGGTGCGGAGATTGCCCTGCCCCAGGCCCAAGGCGGGCGTATCGACCCCCACCTGCCCTGGGAGATCGCCGCACAGCGGCGAGATTTTTCGGTCAACGCCCTGGTCTGGGACTGGCGGACGCAGCGTCTGCTGGACCACTTTGGCGGGGTGGACGACCTCCACGCCCGGCGGCTGCGCGCGGTGTCGGCGAATAGTTTCGGCGAGGATCCCCTGCGCGTTTTCCGCGCCGCCCGACTGGCGGGGCAGCTCGGATTTTCCATTGAAGCCCAGACTGCCGCCCTCTGCCGCCAACTGGCGCCCCGCCTCCAGCAGGTCCCCGGGGAACGTCTGCGCAAGGAGTGGGAGGCGCTGCTTCTGCGCGGCCAGCACTTGATCCGGGCATGGGATAGTCTTGCCCTTACCGGAGCGGTCACCCGATTCCCCGAACTTCAAGCCTTGCAGGCCGTACCTCAGCGTCCCGATGCCCATCCGGAAGGCGACGTATGGATACATACGGGGCGAGTACTGGCTGCTGCCGGCCAACTACGCAGGGGCGACCGGTCGCGCGATATCATCCTCATGCTCGGCGCCCTGCTGCACGATCTCGGCAAAGCCAGCACCACCCGGCGCGATCCTCAGGGTCGCTGGCGCGCCTTCGGGCATGAACGAGCACGCACCGCCGCCGAGTCTTTTCTCGGCCGCTATTTTCCGGGCACACACCTCAGCCACCAGATACTGCCGGTCATTCGCTGGCACGGCGCTCCCTACGCCCTGTACCGCGATGGCGCCGGGCGTGCCGCCTATGCCCACCTTGCGCTGCAGGTTCCTGACCTTTCCTTACTGCTCGATGTCGCCGCGGCGGATGCGCGCGGGGCAGGCAGGGAGCACCCACCGGCCATAGACACCGCCCGCAGGCTCTGGCAGGAGATGAATGCCTGGCCCCGTCTGCCGAAACCATTGCTGAAGGGGCCTGACCTGATGGCACTGGGACTCGCCCCCGGACCGCAGTTGGGCAAGGCGCTGGCCCTTGCCCACGAACTACAGATCGTGGGTGCTTGCCATGACCGCGAGCGCCTGATGGCGGAACTGCGCCGACGTCTGCCCGAGCTCAGTCTCCGAGGCGACCGTGTTTATGGACTGCGGTCGCGTTCCCCCAATGGCTGA
- a CDS encoding AMP-dependent synthetase/ligase has product MNIDLGHFQSLPEGLFARCARAPGGTIALQRLGDAFRPMTAAAFVGHVRARARGLLHLGVRRGERVILMAPNSVDWAIMDFAILSVGAITVPLYPTFSPREIHFVLGDSGAGLMLLEGAGEWQRLGGEGGWGVADDRILLRDTTAAQNAGLRHWASLEDEGATVPNSGLEERLAGLQRQQTATIVYTSGTTGWPKGVMLSHGNILSNVEGFLPLVPLHAGQRLLSILPLSHVFERGTGHFGAYLLGLEVAYAERPDTVLRDMATSHPDIVVAVPRVFQLLYGRVRRGIEDRPGLLGRFLRRGAGLDPQGRPAKRWQRSLTRRLLIRSLRRKLGGHLRFFVSGGAPLDAGITRFFMDLGLPIVEGYGMTEASPVIAANPLEAIHPGTVGRFLPNLEGRMAADGEILVRGPSVMLGYWNNESATGEALVDGWLHTGDVGSLDPDGYLRISDRKKDLIVNSAGENIPPQKIEMRLMAQALIEQAIVFGDRMPYLVALIFPNQEVLKARVGDHADEAAIRNAIHKAITTALADLPSHEQVKRFALLPEALSESNGELTPTLKVKRRVVAERYAALLTQMDSGKG; this is encoded by the coding sequence ATGAACATCGATCTCGGCCATTTCCAGAGTCTGCCCGAGGGACTCTTTGCACGCTGTGCCCGCGCTCCCGGCGGGACCATCGCCCTGCAACGACTGGGCGATGCTTTTCGGCCGATGACCGCAGCAGCCTTCGTCGGACATGTACGGGCACGGGCACGGGGACTTCTGCACCTGGGGGTGCGCCGGGGCGAGCGGGTCATTCTGATGGCCCCCAACTCCGTGGACTGGGCCATCATGGATTTTGCCATTCTCAGCGTTGGCGCCATTACCGTCCCTCTCTACCCGACATTCAGCCCGCGCGAGATTCACTTTGTGCTGGGTGACAGCGGCGCCGGGTTGATGCTGCTGGAAGGCGCCGGGGAGTGGCAACGACTGGGGGGCGAGGGGGGCTGGGGCGTGGCCGACGACCGTATCCTGCTGCGCGATACGACGGCCGCGCAGAACGCCGGCCTGCGCCATTGGGCATCGCTGGAGGACGAGGGAGCAACCGTACCGAATAGCGGGCTGGAAGAACGTCTGGCGGGCTTGCAGCGCCAGCAAACCGCCACCATCGTCTACACTTCCGGGACGACGGGTTGGCCCAAGGGCGTTATGCTCAGTCACGGCAACATCCTCAGTAACGTCGAAGGCTTTCTGCCGCTGGTACCGTTGCATGCTGGACAACGCCTGCTTTCCATACTGCCCCTGTCTCATGTCTTTGAACGCGGTACCGGGCATTTCGGCGCCTACCTGCTGGGCCTGGAAGTAGCCTACGCGGAGCGCCCGGACACCGTGCTCCGCGACATGGCCACGTCGCATCCGGATATAGTGGTCGCCGTGCCGCGCGTTTTTCAACTACTCTATGGCCGGGTACGACGAGGTATCGAAGACCGGCCGGGCCTGCTCGGACGTTTTCTGCGCCGGGGGGCGGGGCTCGATCCGCAGGGACGTCCGGCGAAGCGCTGGCAACGTTCCCTTACCCGCCGCCTGCTGATCCGCAGCCTCCGCAGAAAACTGGGCGGGCACCTGCGCTTCTTCGTCTCCGGCGGCGCGCCGCTGGACGCCGGGATCACCCGCTTCTTCATGGACCTGGGATTGCCCATTGTGGAAGGGTACGGCATGACCGAAGCGAGTCCGGTGATCGCCGCCAATCCACTGGAAGCCATTCATCCGGGAACCGTGGGGCGATTCCTGCCCAATCTCGAGGGGCGCATGGCCGCAGATGGCGAAATCCTGGTGCGCGGCCCGTCCGTCATGCTGGGCTACTGGAACAACGAGAGTGCGACGGGCGAGGCACTGGTAGACGGCTGGTTGCACACCGGCGACGTGGGCAGTCTGGACCCGGACGGTTACCTGCGAATCAGCGACCGCAAGAAAGACCTGATCGTCAACTCCGCCGGCGAGAATATCCCCCCGCAAAAAATCGAGATGCGGCTGATGGCACAAGCGCTGATCGAACAGGCCATCGTCTTCGGTGACCGAATGCCCTATCTTGTGGCGCTCATCTTTCCCAATCAGGAAGTCCTCAAGGCGCGTGTCGGTGACCACGCGGACGAAGCCGCCATCCGCAATGCCATCCATAAGGCCATCACGACCGCCCTCGCCGATCTGCCCTCCCATGAACAGGTGAAGCGTTTCGCCCTGCTGCCGGAAGCACTGAGTGAAAGCAATGGCGAACTGACGCCCACCCTCAAAGTGAAACGGCGCGTCGTCGCCGAGCGTTACGCCGCTCTGCTGACGCAAATGGACAGCGGCAAGGGCTGA
- the rsmH gene encoding 16S rRNA (cytosine(1402)-N(4))-methyltransferase RsmH translates to MRSANDPDATHVAVLLAETIVALRPALHTGATVRCVDATGGRGGHSAALLAELGAADTLLILDRDPSAIAALRARFAQDSRVYIRQARFSQLAEVLAALEWEQVDAILADLGVSSPQLDEAARGFSFLRDGPLDMRMDPGADRSAAEWLATATEADMTRVLREYGEERFARPIARAILRAREQAPITRTLQLAELIAQVLPRHETGQHPATRSFQGIRIFINRELEELEAFLPQAMNALRAGGRLAVISFHSLEDRLVKRFFRADDYRISADIPLRASELPPLPWHPAGKALRAGPQETHDNPRSRSAVLRVAERSERHAA, encoded by the coding sequence GTGAGGAGCGCAAATGATCCGGATGCAACCCATGTTGCCGTGCTTCTGGCAGAAACCATCGTCGCCCTGCGTCCCGCGCTCCATACTGGCGCCACCGTACGCTGCGTCGATGCCACCGGTGGTCGGGGCGGCCATAGCGCGGCGCTGCTGGCGGAACTCGGCGCGGCGGACACTCTACTCATCCTTGACCGCGACCCGAGCGCCATCGCCGCATTGCGCGCGCGCTTCGCGCAGGATTCCCGGGTATATATCCGCCAGGCGCGCTTCAGCCAGTTGGCCGAAGTGCTTGCTGCGCTGGAGTGGGAGCAAGTGGACGCCATCCTCGCTGATCTCGGCGTGTCCTCTCCGCAATTGGATGAGGCAGCGCGCGGCTTCAGTTTCCTGCGCGATGGCCCCCTCGATATGCGTATGGACCCGGGGGCAGACAGGAGTGCGGCAGAGTGGCTGGCGACTGCGACGGAAGCAGATATGACGCGGGTATTGCGCGAGTACGGCGAAGAACGTTTTGCTCGCCCCATCGCCCGCGCCATCCTGCGCGCCCGGGAACAGGCGCCCATTACCAGAACCCTGCAACTGGCGGAGCTGATCGCCCAGGTACTGCCCCGGCACGAAACCGGACAGCATCCGGCGACCCGCAGTTTTCAGGGCATCCGCATTTTCATCAACCGCGAACTGGAAGAACTGGAGGCCTTTCTTCCTCAGGCCATGAATGCGTTACGCGCCGGGGGCCGGCTGGCGGTCATCAGCTTTCACTCCCTGGAAGACCGTCTGGTGAAACGTTTTTTCCGCGCCGACGATTATCGTATCAGTGCTGATATCCCTCTGCGCGCCAGCGAACTTCCGCCCCTGCCATGGCATCCGGCAGGCAAGGCGCTGCGTGCCGGTCCCCAGGAAACTCACGACAACCCCCGCTCCCGCTCTGCTGTACTGCGGGTTGCCGAAAGGAGTGAACGTCATGCGGCGTAG
- a CDS encoding peptidoglycan D,D-transpeptidase FtsI family protein has translation MTQPGAPLLPLPTVMLPAWRATALWVTVALGLAAVMAEAWQAQVERGPFLRSQGAQRYLRHFALPAQRGAVLDRSGKPLALSVPVQTLWVDPRLFNAQRAQWPQIASLLGVGAATLATRIHSGGSRFAFLARQIAPERAAAILALHVPGLYNFNENRRYYPSGSIAAPLLGFTNVDGRGIEGLELAYDQWLRGKAGEETGLRDNLGHPLAILGTARPAQPGQTLTLSIDRNIQYVAYTALASAVQRFQARSGAAVLMNVRTGEILAMASYPSFNPNDRGDFQPSLYNNRAVADTLEPGSVMKPFTIAAALDDGSIQADSTFDVDTNCFRVAHYCIQDDVRHGTLDLAQVLKYSSNIGAAKISLRTPPADLYRMLRNAGFGQVSGLGLPGEAGGTVPAWQGWDVARRAAMAYGYGLSVTPLQLAAAYGAIANNGVYVQPTLLRNTPSHSQQIMPAATAARLRDWLTGVTGRGGTGFLAAIPGYSVAGKTGTSIMANGKGGFHKHQVNTTFVGFAPARNPQFVMAVVVRGPTRGWRYGGVVAAPVFRVTMGTALHQMGVQPDVGAEGWNAAAGKAMTAEQERRWAEGAGDAAH, from the coding sequence ATGACCCAGCCCGGCGCGCCACTCCTCCCGCTCCCAACCGTCATGCTCCCCGCATGGCGGGCTACGGCGTTGTGGGTGACCGTCGCGCTGGGTCTGGCAGCGGTGATGGCGGAAGCCTGGCAGGCACAGGTGGAGCGCGGCCCATTTCTGCGCAGCCAGGGTGCCCAGCGTTATCTGCGACACTTTGCCCTGCCGGCGCAGCGCGGTGCTGTTCTGGATCGTTCCGGCAAACCACTGGCGCTGTCCGTCCCGGTACAAACCCTCTGGGTAGATCCCCGGTTGTTTAACGCCCAGCGGGCGCAGTGGCCACAGATTGCATCCCTGCTGGGGGTCGGCGCAGCGACCCTCGCCACCCGAATCCATAGCGGCGGCAGCCGGTTCGCCTTCCTCGCCCGGCAGATCGCTCCGGAACGTGCCGCTGCCATTCTCGCCCTGCATGTACCTGGCTTATATAACTTCAACGAAAATCGGCGTTACTATCCGTCCGGCAGCATCGCCGCGCCGTTGCTCGGCTTCACCAATGTGGACGGGCGCGGCATCGAAGGGCTGGAACTGGCATACGATCAGTGGCTGCGGGGGAAGGCGGGGGAAGAAACCGGGCTGCGCGACAATCTGGGGCATCCCCTGGCGATCCTGGGCACAGCCCGGCCGGCACAGCCCGGTCAAACGCTGACCCTGAGTATCGACCGCAATATCCAGTATGTGGCTTACACGGCTCTCGCCTCGGCCGTTCAGCGTTTTCAGGCACGCTCTGGAGCGGCGGTGCTCATGAATGTACGCACGGGCGAAATCCTGGCCATGGCCAGCTATCCCTCGTTCAACCCCAATGATCGTGGGGACTTTCAGCCCAGCCTCTATAACAACCGGGCTGTCGCCGACACGTTGGAACCCGGCTCGGTGATGAAGCCCTTCACCATCGCTGCTGCGCTGGATGATGGCAGCATCCAGGCCGATTCCACGTTTGATGTGGACACCAACTGCTTCCGGGTGGCCCATTATTGTATTCAGGATGATGTCCGCCACGGCACTCTCGACCTCGCGCAGGTGCTCAAGTATTCCAGCAACATTGGGGCAGCGAAGATTTCCCTGCGCACGCCACCTGCCGATCTCTACCGGATGCTGCGCAATGCCGGTTTCGGACAGGTGAGCGGCTTGGGCCTGCCCGGGGAGGCGGGCGGTACCGTTCCCGCCTGGCAGGGTTGGGACGTTGCGCGACGCGCGGCCATGGCTTATGGTTACGGCCTCTCGGTCACGCCTTTGCAACTCGCGGCGGCGTACGGCGCCATCGCCAACAACGGGGTCTACGTCCAGCCCACCCTGCTGCGCAATACCCCCTCGCACAGTCAGCAAATCATGCCGGCCGCCACCGCAGCACGTCTGCGCGACTGGCTCACGGGGGTGACCGGCCGGGGCGGCACCGGCTTTCTCGCCGCGATTCCCGGCTATTCGGTGGCCGGGAAAACGGGTACCTCCATCATGGCGAATGGCAAGGGCGGCTTTCATAAGCATCAGGTGAATACCACCTTTGTCGGCTTCGCTCCCGCACGCAATCCGCAATTTGTCATGGCGGTAGTGGTGCGTGGACCAACTCGGGGATGGCGTTATGGTGGCGTGGTCGCCGCGCCGGTATTTCGGGTAACCATGGGCACCGCGCTGCACCAAATGGGCGTACAGCCCGATGTCGGGGCCGAGGGCTGGAACGCCGCCGCAGGGAAAGCCATGACGGCGGAACAGGAGCGGCGCTGGGCCGAGGGGGCTGGTGATGCCGCACACTGA
- a CDS encoding DciA family protein, giving the protein MGDKRWRAWRTMTQDSSGPIAEVCRHGTLLRERQFDWNGLLALEAQGQTWLVDWSGGVLSVLCQSPVWISWLRRNEKIILKRWNSRFPETSARQIVATVRPWSYRLPQSAGVQPTPQISAEAPAALRAVAGQVPQAVAAALQRLANTMDRLQAEAVTKVSAKENGARRSA; this is encoded by the coding sequence ATGGGTGATAAACGGTGGCGCGCCTGGCGCACCATGACGCAAGATTCTTCAGGACCCATCGCGGAGGTCTGCCGCCACGGCACACTGTTGCGCGAGCGCCAGTTCGACTGGAACGGATTACTCGCGCTGGAAGCACAGGGCCAGACCTGGCTGGTGGACTGGTCCGGGGGGGTGCTGAGCGTACTTTGTCAGAGCCCGGTATGGATTTCCTGGCTGCGAAGAAATGAAAAAATCATACTGAAACGATGGAATAGCCGTTTCCCGGAAACGTCGGCGAGGCAGATCGTCGCCACAGTCCGGCCCTGGTCATACCGGCTGCCGCAGTCGGCAGGAGTTCAGCCGACGCCTCAGATTTCGGCAGAGGCACCCGCGGCACTGCGGGCCGTGGCCGGGCAGGTGCCCCAGGCCGTCGCCGCCGCACTGCAGCGCCTGGCCAACACCATGGACCGTCTTCAGGCGGAGGCCGTCACCAAGGTGTCGGCAAAGGAAAACGGCGCACGCCGCTCGGCGTAA
- the ftsL gene encoding cell division protein FtsL — MRRSTIILALLITASLFGIVAARQNTRSQFIALQEAQARHFALDNRWGQLELEQATLASNARVGDIARQKLGLSAPKSNQIIMVRTR; from the coding sequence ATGCGGCGTAGCACCATCATTCTCGCCCTGCTGATTACCGCCTCGCTATTCGGCATCGTCGCGGCGCGGCAAAATACCCGTAGCCAGTTCATTGCGTTACAGGAGGCCCAGGCCAGACATTTTGCCCTGGACAACCGCTGGGGTCAGCTGGAGCTGGAGCAGGCGACGCTCGCCTCCAATGCCCGTGTAGGCGATATCGCCCGCCAGAAGCTTGGGCTTTCTGCCCCCAAAAGCAATCAGATCATCATGGTCAGAACACGATGA
- a CDS encoding glutathione S-transferase N-terminal domain-containing protein, translating to MATPSSKKTLMTLYSSNDCVFAHRVRFVLEEKAMEYQTIDVDLGNRPEDLAELNPYNQVPTLVDRDLAIHESVLIMEYLDERFPHPPLIPVDPISRAKVRLGLLRFDRDWFAPLFQPGYGAEQVKTAKEQIRSTLAGLNSIFSQQRYLFGDDLSVLDCAIAPLLWRMPVLDISLPAAARATQNYMDRIFSMESFKRSLTPAEKAMR from the coding sequence ATGGCCACCCCCAGCAGCAAAAAAACCCTCATGACGCTCTACTCCAGCAACGATTGTGTCTTCGCGCACCGTGTGCGTTTCGTGCTGGAAGAGAAAGCTATGGAATATCAAACCATCGACGTCGATCTCGGCAACCGGCCCGAAGACCTTGCGGAACTCAATCCCTACAACCAGGTGCCGACCTTGGTGGATCGCGATCTTGCCATTCACGAATCGGTCCTGATCATGGAGTACCTAGACGAGCGGTTCCCCCATCCGCCACTGATTCCGGTAGACCCCATATCCCGCGCCAAGGTGCGCCTGGGTCTCCTGCGCTTCGACCGTGACTGGTTTGCGCCGCTCTTTCAGCCCGGCTACGGTGCCGAGCAGGTCAAAACCGCCAAGGAGCAGATTCGCAGCACCCTCGCCGGGCTGAACAGCATCTTCAGCCAGCAGCGTTACCTCTTTGGTGATGACCTTTCGGTGCTTGACTGTGCTATCGCCCCCCTCCTGTGGCGCATGCCGGTACTGGACATCTCTCTGCCTGCCGCAGCCCGCGCCACTCAGAATTATATGGATCGCATCTTCAGCATGGAAAGCTTCAAACGCAGCCTGACGCCTGCCGAGAAGGCCATGCGCTGA
- the mraZ gene encoding division/cell wall cluster transcriptional repressor MraZ: MFRGTHRHSLDSKGRMSVPARFRDWLSAHCDGQLVVTIDAQSQKGERCLVAYPLPTWEKVERRIAELPSNNPAARQFQRLFVGQSEELRLDAQARILLSPNLRKFAELDKELVLVGQIDKFEIWDAARWDACQEIWLSGADGFASLGDLIL, from the coding sequence ATGTTTAGGGGAACCCATCGGCACAGTCTGGACAGCAAAGGACGCATGAGTGTCCCGGCACGCTTCCGCGACTGGCTCAGCGCCCACTGCGATGGTCAACTGGTCGTCACCATTGACGCCCAGAGCCAGAAAGGAGAACGCTGCCTGGTGGCCTACCCCTTGCCCACCTGGGAAAAGGTGGAACGCCGTATCGCAGAACTCCCCAGCAACAACCCCGCAGCCCGGCAGTTCCAGCGTCTTTTTGTGGGACAATCCGAAGAACTTCGCCTGGACGCCCAGGCCCGTATCCTGCTCTCTCCCAACTTGCGCAAATTTGCGGAACTCGACAAGGAACTGGTACTGGTCGGTCAGATCGACAAGTTTGAAATCTGGGATGCCGCACGCTGGGATGCCTGCCAGGAAATCTGGCTGTCCGGTGCGGATGGTTTTGCCAGCTTGGGGGATCTGATCCTGTGA
- a CDS encoding UDP-N-acetylmuramoyl-L-alanyl-D-glutamate--2,6-diaminopimelate ligase: protein MPHTEMLARLLPTAPAALAGIALQGIETDTRRLRPGMLYVGLNTRHGDGQQFLQQAWAAGAAAALLESSDEHVHGEQGHPVWQSPQARALLGMALRRWYRWDEGQAPVIVGVTGTNGKSSVTRLIAELAPQPAMIIGTLGYGRVDALISHANTTPDPVPLWQTMATLRDQGAKVIAMEVSSHALALERVAAVPFAAAVFTNLSRDHLDFHGDMLRYGASKTRLFQTPGLRLAVLNGDDAFTGQIAAAVAPEVRQLRFGVGSVDYQAVALHPGASGTLLDLRTPAGSRRIRSPLIGNSNVQNLLAALATAEAMGWPVSDAAIAGLDLPEGRYQRLAPVPGKAQVMIDYAHTPDALQRVLTDLREVAKGAVTVVFGCGGDRDRGKRPEMGRIAERLADHVILTDDNPRSEAPEAIANDILGGMEQPGRAMVIHDRAAAIRAAITASQAGDWVLIAGKGHERTQEIMGQRQPVPRDRDVATEVLRV from the coding sequence ATGCCGCACACTGAGATGCTTGCCCGCCTGCTGCCAACCGCTCCTGCCGCCCTGGCGGGAATTGCCCTGCAGGGGATTGAAACCGATACTCGTCGCCTGCGACCCGGCATGCTCTATGTCGGGCTGAACACCCGTCATGGCGATGGGCAGCAATTTTTGCAACAGGCGTGGGCGGCGGGTGCGGCCGCTGCCCTGTTGGAGAGCAGTGACGAGCACGTGCATGGCGAACAGGGTCATCCCGTCTGGCAAAGTCCGCAGGCACGAGCCCTGCTCGGCATGGCTCTGCGCCGCTGGTACCGCTGGGACGAGGGTCAGGCGCCCGTCATCGTTGGCGTGACCGGCACCAACGGCAAGAGCAGCGTGACCCGCCTCATTGCCGAGCTCGCCCCGCAGCCGGCCATGATCATCGGCACCCTCGGCTATGGCCGCGTCGATGCGCTGATCTCCCACGCCAACACCACACCAGACCCGGTCCCTTTGTGGCAGACCATGGCCACCCTGCGCGATCAGGGCGCCAAGGTCATCGCCATGGAAGTCTCCTCCCATGCCCTCGCCCTGGAACGGGTGGCAGCAGTACCCTTTGCCGCCGCCGTATTCACCAATCTCAGTCGGGACCACCTCGATTTTCACGGGGATATGCTGCGCTACGGTGCCAGCAAAACCCGTCTCTTCCAGACCCCAGGCCTCCGCCTGGCCGTATTGAACGGTGATGATGCATTCACCGGGCAGATCGCTGCTGCCGTGGCGCCGGAAGTCCGGCAGCTACGCTTCGGGGTGGGGAGTGTAGACTACCAGGCGGTCGCGTTGCACCCTGGCGCCAGCGGTACCCTGCTCGACCTGCGGACCCCTGCAGGTTCGCGGCGCATACGCAGCCCCCTGATCGGTAACAGCAATGTTCAGAATCTGCTGGCCGCGCTGGCGACCGCCGAAGCTATGGGCTGGCCGGTCAGCGATGCAGCCATTGCTGGACTCGACCTGCCGGAAGGTCGTTATCAGCGTCTGGCTCCGGTCCCCGGCAAGGCGCAGGTGATGATCGACTATGCCCATACCCCCGACGCGCTGCAGCGAGTGCTGACCGACCTGCGCGAAGTCGCCAAAGGCGCCGTGACTGTGGTCTTTGGCTGCGGCGGTGACCGGGATCGTGGCAAACGACCGGAAATGGGACGGATAGCCGAACGCCTTGCCGACCACGTCATTCTCACCGACGACAACCCGCGCAGCGAAGCGCCCGAGGCTATCGCCAACGACATCCTGGGCGGTATGGAACAGCCCGGTCGGGCTATGGTGATTCATGACCGCGCGGCGGCCATCCGGGCCGCCATCACCGCATCGCAGGCGGGGGATTGGGTGCTCATCGCCGGTAAGGGACACGAGCGCACCCAGGAGATCATGGGACAGCGCCAACCCGTTCCGCGGGACCGCGACGTCGCCACGGAGGTACTGCGCGTATGA